TAAAATCAACAAGTCTTCTCCATCCAAATATAAATCTCGAATTCCTAAGCCATCCAACCACAGAAAATGCTTTTTATATGCCTTGTTTTCTGCGCCAATTGATTTCAATGTCATCAATCCTGGGTTAGAATCTTCTAACTCTATTTCTAAAATTACAGCCCAACCTCGCAATACTGGGCCTCGTAAAGCCAGAAAAATTCGGTTCTGATATATGCTGATCCCTTCGATATCAAAGCCATTGTCTTTTCCGGGAATTGCTGCTTGGATATAAAATCCTAAATGAGGGTCATCTGCTAATGCTGATGTGAGCAAATTACCTTGGTTAGTCAACTCTAATTTAGCAGCAGTTAACTGCATATTTGGATTTTGCGGGTGTGGACAGGAGGAGAATAACTTACCATCTACAAGCGGAATTCTGCCTAGTATGTAACGGTTAGCTTCTGATGTAATTGTTGCTAATCTTTGAATATTTTTGACATCGTTATACTTAGATTTAGGTTTTTGGCGCTTGTAGCTATGGGAACCTGTCAACCATAGATAATAATCTGCATAAGCAAGCCCTTCAATATCAATTTCTGCACTTTCATGTGCGGGTAAATCAATAAATTCTGCTACTCGAAATTGCTGATGCTCTGCAAATTTGTTATTTTCGAGAAATGAGAGCCTTTCAAGGGTTGAGCTTTCATCCGATCCTAACCATAAATATCTTTGTGGGGTTATTAATAGTGCTGAAAGGTCGTTTCTGTGTTTAGCAAAACTTTCTGTAAAGGTTAGTAATACTTGATTTAGCAAATGGCAGTTATCCATATTACATAGCCTTAAGTATGCTTAGTCAAGCTTTTATTTTAGTAAGGTTTCAAATAGTACAAATCTGCCTAGGGAAATACAAAATAATAAATTTTTTGTGACTTATAATAGTAGATTTCAATCAGCGATCGCTACAACAATAATTATGAGTAATTTACCAATCTTCCAGTTCATGAATTATTTGATAGCAAAATAAAATTTTTATATGTTTAAATTAAGTTTGGTTAACATCAAATTTTCCTGATGCTTTTTTAACTAATGTTATGATGCAAGAATCTAATTCAGTATTTATTGGTGTAAATTATGGAATTATCTAACAATCCCACTATCCAAACTCTTGGAGACTACGCTTACCAGGCGATTCAAAAACATTTTAAGAAAACCTTGAAATGGGAGAAATCAGTTAAGAAAGATGAAGATCCAGAAGCTTTGCATCAAATGCGAGTAGGGATGCGTCGCTTACGTACCTCTGTTAGTAGGTTCGCAATAGCACTGGATTTATCAAAGCCGATTAGTGATAAAAATATCGGTAAAATTGCTCGCCGTCTTGGTAATCTCCGAGATTTAGACGTACTCAAAGAAACCCTAGAAAAAGAATATAAACCACGTTTATCTAAAAAAGAACAGAAACATTTACATACAGCGTTTGATGCTATAGCAAAACAAAGAGAACATGCACTAGCTACAGTAGAAACTACATTAAAAGATGAATCTTATAAGTCGCTAAAAGAAGAATTAGAAACATGGTTAGAAAAACCAAGGTATAAAGATTTAGCATCTATTACTATTCAGCAAGTTTTACCCGATTTACTGTTACCAGAAGTGAGTCAATTCTTATTGCATCCCGGTTGGCTTGTCGGAACCGAAGTGGGAGAATCAGAGTTAAAAATCCGCAAAGACTGGGAAGCAGAAAAAATAGAACAACAACTAGCTAATAGAGGTGAAACATTACATAGTTTGCGTAAACAAGCTAAACGCGTACGCTACCAATTAGAATTATTTTCCGATCTCTACAGCGAATCTTACGCCGCTTATATTGCAGATGTGAAAAATATCCAAGACATTTTGGGCGCAATGCAAGATAGCGTAGTTTTAACTGAGTGGCTTGAGGATGTATTTAAGTCAGATATGCATAGTCATTTGCATGGGCTGACTAAATTATTAGCAGAAAATCGTTACCAATTATGGCAGCAATGGCAACCATTACAAGAGCGCTACTTGAAAACCGAAACTCGACATGGCTTTCATTTAACAATATTACATCCCAAACAATCTGCTTTTTTGAATGAAGATGCGCCTAGCGAGCAGACAATTGGATAGGAGCTTCCAGAGATAAAACATAAACGCTGCTTTGAGGAATCTGCACAATTCGAGTATTTTCTGCGGAACGCAAACCTGAGACTAATCCAATAGCACTTCCCAGCATTGCACCTCGGTCAAACTGTTCGGGATCTCCATTGCTCAAAAATCCCAAAGTACTGCCAGTCAGCCTACCCCAAACCGAACCGTTTTCTACAGCTTTGTCATTAGCTCGTTTATGGGTAATAGTAGTACCAGGAATCATCTGGCTTGATGCTTTAATTGAGACAATTCGACCATTAATGACTAAGGACTGTGCCACAATTTTAGCGCCCCCATCAGTGGGTTTAAGGACTATGGTGACGGGAGTATTTTCTGGCGCTACAACATTACCTTGAGCATCTTTAATTGCACTAGCTAAAGGAAGCGTCAAAGGATAATCTTTCTTTTGTCCGACATCTACAGTCACAGGTGCGGGAAACGAGACAATAATTGCTGTATCTTGAGGAATAGTAATATCTTGGTTAACTGCTTGGGGCTGCACAGTAGGTTGAGGTGGTACGTTAGGAACTGGTTGAGCGCTAGCTGGTACTGAGACAGCACCTAATAAAGACACAGAACAAGCAAGGCTTAACAAGATTTGTGATTTCATGACTGTTTTCCTGTTGATGTAAGTGGTGTTTGCAAGGTTTCAACCCCTTCACTCCATCAATAGGTTTGAGAGCATAAGTTTATGCAGTCTGAAATTGATTCACTGCTTGCGGCGTACATAGCTAACCCCATCCAGCCAAATGGCAGTCTCAGGATCTTTCGGATCGGCAATTAGGATGCGACGCTCGCTTGAGCCATCATCGTAATTGATATACAGCATCATCCCTTGAATGCGATAGCGACCGCGTTGATTTGGCGCTACGTTGCTAGTAGCAACAGATACGTCGCCAGACTCTGCATTTCCCCCGGCACCATTACCGCGTATAACTCGGCCATCAGACGAAAAGCGATATTGCTCCCAAGCTGCGATTGACTGGCTACCGCCAACCGCAACGTTCCCCGTGCCAGAGAGCGAGCGAAATAACCCGTTAAGCTTGAAGTTTTCTGGCAATTTCGGATATGTCTTTGAGAAAGGTAACGCCTCCCAACCGTCTTTGCTTGCCAGTTCTAGTTTGCCACCCTGACGACGCCAACGCGTCCATTCATCTGGTTTGGCTCGTTTGTGAGCTGCAATACCGCCGTTAAAAGAAAGCCCTTCAACATTGGTGAGGGCATCACCGTTGCGAAACAGTACAATCGGATAGATCTTGACTGTCAAGAAGCCACCGATGCCCATCGCTGTGCGCGAATTGAAACCAAAACTATCGATCTGCTTGACAATTTCGCTGTCCGATGAGGAAGTAACAGTCCCAGGCTTGCTGGCTGGTGGTTGTTGGGCTTTCTTGGGTGTTTTGGGCGGTTTACTTACCGATGAGAGAAGTTGCGGCGATACCTTTGCGAACTGAGCATCTGGCATCCGAGACACAGACAGCGCCACAGAGCAAGGATTGAGATTGGTATATTGATTGGTAATTTGTTGAGTGATGGTAGACAGAGCCAGTTCGAGTTGCTGTTTTTGGGTGGGGTGGCGATCGAATTCAGGCAAGCGGGCGCGGATTTGGGCGACACTGTTGGTAGTTTCCCAAGCTTCAACTTTACCCACATCGCTAGCGGCAAAGCCTCCACCCTGCTTGCATTTTGCGGCGAAGTAATCGAATACCATTACAGTCAGCGCCGCCTTCATGAATGGCTCACTCGTAATGTCACTGTCTTGTGCATAAGCACTCTGTGCCGCAGCCATTGAGATCGACAGAGTTAGTGCCATAACCTTTACTCGCATACAAACTCTCATATTGTGACGTTAACGGTTGAATTGAATGGCAGTAGATATGTTTAGCACCCATTAACTGCAAATTATCTCTGTTTTGTTCGCTTTCATGAACTGTTATGCCGCGATCGCTTCATAATTATTTATACTCAGTCATTGCCGATTGCCTTTAGTCTTGGCAAATCTTGCTCGGAATTCTCTAAGACTGACGAATATTTTTATTGAAACATTGGCAAGGTAGGAATGTGAGATTTTTTCAATATTTAATCAAAGGTAATCTAAGGATTCATTGCGACGGGCGATCGCCACTTTTTTGTAACTCAAAAATAATTTAGCTTTGCTCGGATGTATCGTTGCTTATTTCCATTACTTTTGGATTAACTCCATAATATTTAGCAGCTTCCGACATCTTAAAATGCAATAAACTTTCATCACCAAGTTCTTGAATTACCTCAGGTTTAGATGGAACTATCTCCAGCACATTCATAATTTCTAATGCTATTGATTTAGCTAATAAAGGAGGTACAGAGTTACCAACTTGGCGGAAGCCGTGCCATTTAGTGATATGAAATCTAAACCAATCAGGATAGGAATGCAACCTCGCTGCTTCTCTAACGGTGATACATCTGGGCGTAAAAGGATGAATTGGTCTAGGAGAAGTAAAAGAACCACGATACATATCTGTACCTGCTCTTAAGGTGTTACAAACACCAGCAGGATGTAGTTTATGAAAGCGACTAATTGGTTCTCTTTCACCTTGAACTGTAGCAACAAAGCGTTCAATAGTTGCACTTGAGTGTTTGGTGCGGAAACTGGAAGAGAGAATTCGGGAATCAAATTTACGCGTGTATGAATAATCATTTTCTGAAGTCTTGATACCCCGAAGTGCCAGAGCATAATTACTAGGCTTACCATACGCTGCAACAACCCAATCTCTTAATAGTAACTCTGAATATTGTTCTACTTCCGGTATATCTCCAATTGCATCCCAGACTGTAGGACTAGTTGGTAGTAAAGATGAATTTTTCTTTGGGGAGTTATGCGGCTTTGCTATTTGGGTTATACGTTGGGGATATTTTGGTAAAGCTACATCTTCCCTTGCTCCTAAGAGAAATAATCTTTCTCGTGCTTGGGGAACTCCGTAATGAGCAGCGTTGAGAATTTGGTAATTTTCTTCTACTTGATAGCCTTCGCTTTGAAACTCACTAATCAAAGTTTTGAGAATTTGTTTATGTTCGCCTATTGTGATACCACGAACATTTTCCATTACAAAAAATTTTGGTTGCAACTCTAAAACTAGACGATGAAAGTGAAATACTAAAGAGTTGCGTGGGTCATCAAAATTTCGTTTTCCAATAATAGAGAAACCTTGGCAAGGAGACCCAGAAATTACTACATCAATTTCTCGATCGCCAATTTGCGATCGCTTTCTAATTTCTTCCCCAGTGGTATCCACAACGCTTTGGCATAATACTGTCCAAAAGGGAAAGTTAAATTCATGAATTGCACAATGAATCGGGTCAATTTCTATAGATGCGAGTACATCAAACCCAGCTTGTTCAAAGCCAAGAGTCATTCCACCTGCACCCGCGAATAAGTCAACTGCGATTGGTCGTTGTGTTCTCAACTCATGAGCCATGACCCAAAAAGTTTAAAGGTTAAAGTATAAGGCTAAAAGATGCCATTTTATACTTCATCCTAGCCTAAGGCAAGCCACCCTCCGGGTGTCTACATACTTTATACTTCACCCTTTATCTAGCATTTGCAAAATTTCTTGAGCAGCGCGATTGCATACTCCCAATTCTCCCAAACTCTGGCGCATTTGGTGATAATCTACGAGAGTTTGCTGTTTTTTCTCATTATTGAGCAGTAATTCCATTGCGGCTTGAGTAATATTCTCTGCTGTAGCTTGCTCTTGTAAAAATTCTGGCACAATTCCCCGCATCACTACCAAATTCACTGGCGATGCAAAAGGGATAGAACCTTTGAGGATTTTACGGGCAATCCAAGCTGTAATGGGATTCAGGCGATAGACAACCACTTGCGGTACATTTAACAAAGCAAGTTCCAGGTTGACTGTACCTGATTTGGTA
The genomic region above belongs to Calothrix sp. NIES-2098 and contains:
- a CDS encoding CHAD domain-containing protein — translated: MELSNNPTIQTLGDYAYQAIQKHFKKTLKWEKSVKKDEDPEALHQMRVGMRRLRTSVSRFAIALDLSKPISDKNIGKIARRLGNLRDLDVLKETLEKEYKPRLSKKEQKHLHTAFDAIAKQREHALATVETTLKDESYKSLKEELETWLEKPRYKDLASITIQQVLPDLLLPEVSQFLLHPGWLVGTEVGESELKIRKDWEAEKIEQQLANRGETLHSLRKQAKRVRYQLELFSDLYSESYAAYIADVKNIQDILGAMQDSVVLTEWLEDVFKSDMHSHLHGLTKLLAENRYQLWQQWQPLQERYLKTETRHGFHLTILHPKQSAFLNEDAPSEQTIG
- a CDS encoding DNA-cytosine methyltransferase, whose amino-acid sequence is MAHELRTQRPIAVDLFAGAGGMTLGFEQAGFDVLASIEIDPIHCAIHEFNFPFWTVLCQSVVDTTGEEIRKRSQIGDREIDVVISGSPCQGFSIIGKRNFDDPRNSLVFHFHRLVLELQPKFFVMENVRGITIGEHKQILKTLISEFQSEGYQVEENYQILNAAHYGVPQARERLFLLGAREDVALPKYPQRITQIAKPHNSPKKNSSLLPTSPTVWDAIGDIPEVEQYSELLLRDWVVAAYGKPSNYALALRGIKTSENDYSYTRKFDSRILSSSFRTKHSSATIERFVATVQGEREPISRFHKLHPAGVCNTLRAGTDMYRGSFTSPRPIHPFTPRCITVREAARLHSYPDWFRFHITKWHGFRQVGNSVPPLLAKSIALEIMNVLEIVPSKPEVIQELGDESLLHFKMSEAAKYYGVNPKVMEISNDTSEQS